The following coding sequences are from one Cystobacter fuscus DSM 2262 window:
- the sppA gene encoding signal peptide peptidase SppA codes for MKDFFKTLFACLVALGVFVVGSLFLFVGFVAVVGGSSEPPVPPKAVLVVDLDMNLLDHASAPGVSESLQTALQGEKSRTLALATAVAAVDRAAADERIVGLYLTSNLTPAGYGSGPAALREFRGALQRFKAKKPVLAYNVTWAKRDYYLASVASPLFVNPAGEVEMNGLASETTFFGDALQKFGVQVQVTRVGKYKSAVEPFLLNRMSDPSREQMQVLLDDLWTEWKTTVAPDRKLTPEALQALADDKGMLLPDEAQVAGLVDRVASFDEVLEELKKLSGTDSENKSFNQIDLAAYAGTEVRPGEGKNRIAVVYAEGEIVNGEGRSDQVGGDRLSRELRKLRQDPDVKAVVLRVNSPGGSASASDLIQREVILTQKTKPLVVSMGTYAASGGYWISTYADRIFAAPNTLTGSIGVFGLLPNFQKLANDLGVTFDGVQTARMATLGTVTRPQSEAEFARIQSLTDRVYEQFLDKVSEGRKLDREKLKEIAQGRVWSGVQAQKLGLVDEMGTLEDAARFAAEKAGVGKDYRMDMPKGRKSFAEQLAESLSEEAKPKARSAVDVLMADVQRQVEVLRSLNDPAGVYARMPFEVSIH; via the coding sequence ATGAAGGACTTCTTCAAGACGCTCTTCGCCTGCCTGGTGGCGCTGGGGGTCTTCGTCGTGGGCAGCCTCTTTCTGTTCGTGGGCTTCGTGGCCGTGGTGGGTGGTTCCAGCGAGCCCCCGGTGCCGCCCAAGGCCGTGCTCGTCGTGGACCTGGACATGAACCTGTTGGACCACGCCAGCGCGCCGGGCGTGTCGGAATCCCTCCAGACCGCGCTCCAGGGAGAGAAGAGCCGGACCCTGGCGCTCGCCACCGCCGTGGCGGCCGTGGACCGGGCCGCGGCGGACGAGCGCATCGTGGGGCTCTACCTCACCAGCAACCTCACGCCCGCCGGTTACGGCTCGGGCCCCGCCGCGCTGCGCGAGTTCCGCGGCGCGCTGCAGCGCTTCAAGGCCAAGAAGCCGGTGCTCGCCTACAACGTCACCTGGGCCAAGCGCGACTACTACCTGGCCTCCGTCGCCTCGCCCCTCTTCGTGAACCCCGCCGGCGAGGTGGAGATGAATGGCCTGGCGTCCGAGACCACGTTCTTCGGTGACGCCCTGCAGAAGTTCGGCGTCCAGGTGCAGGTCACCCGCGTCGGCAAGTACAAGTCCGCGGTGGAGCCCTTCCTCCTCAACCGCATGAGCGATCCCAGCCGGGAGCAGATGCAGGTGCTGCTGGACGACCTGTGGACCGAGTGGAAGACCACGGTCGCCCCCGATCGCAAGCTGACCCCGGAGGCCCTGCAGGCCCTGGCGGACGACAAGGGCATGCTCCTGCCCGACGAGGCCCAGGTCGCCGGGCTCGTCGATCGCGTCGCGTCCTTCGACGAGGTGCTCGAGGAGCTCAAGAAGCTGTCGGGCACCGACTCGGAGAACAAGAGCTTCAACCAGATCGATCTGGCCGCCTATGCCGGCACCGAGGTCCGCCCCGGCGAGGGCAAGAACCGCATCGCCGTGGTGTACGCCGAGGGAGAGATCGTCAACGGAGAGGGGCGCTCGGACCAGGTGGGCGGGGATCGCCTCAGCCGGGAGCTGCGCAAGCTGCGGCAGGATCCCGACGTGAAGGCCGTGGTGCTGCGCGTCAACAGCCCGGGTGGAAGCGCCAGCGCCTCGGATCTCATCCAGCGCGAGGTCATCCTCACCCAGAAGACCAAGCCCCTGGTGGTCTCCATGGGCACCTATGCCGCGTCCGGGGGCTATTGGATCAGCACCTACGCGGACCGCATCTTCGCCGCGCCCAACACCCTCACGGGCTCCATTGGCGTCTTCGGACTGCTGCCCAACTTCCAGAAGCTGGCCAATGACCTGGGCGTCACCTTCGATGGCGTGCAGACGGCGCGCATGGCCACCCTGGGCACCGTCACGCGGCCCCAGAGCGAGGCGGAGTTCGCGCGCATCCAGTCCCTCACGGATCGCGTCTACGAGCAGTTCCTGGACAAGGTGTCCGAGGGCCGCAAGCTGGACCGGGAGAAGCTCAAGGAGATCGCCCAGGGCCGCGTGTGGTCCGGGGTCCAGGCCCAGAAGCTGGGGCTCGTGGACGAAATGGGAACCCTGGAGGACGCGGCGCGCTTCGCCGCCGAGAAGGCGGGCGTGGGCAAGGACTACCGGATGGACATGCCCAAGGGCCGCAAGTCCTTCGCCGAGCAGCTCGCCGAGTCCCTGAGCGAGGAGGCCAAGCCCAAGGCCCGCTCGGCGGTGGACGTGCTGATGGCCGACGTCCAGCGCCAGGTGGAGGTGCTGCGCTCCCTCAACGACCCGGCCGGCGTCTACGCCCGCATGCCGTTCGAGGTGTCCATCCACTGA
- a CDS encoding ATP-binding cassette domain-containing protein: MSQPMIRIEGLTKSYGSAQALRGVSFEVPRGQVVGFLGPNGAGKSTTMKILAGFVTPTSGVAQVNGIDVSVDPVATRRLIGYLPENNPLYEEMMVRDYLDFIADVRGVPKGQRQARIRSAVERCGLGSVLGKDIQQLSKGYRQRVGLAQAILHDPDLLILDEPTTGLDPNQIVEIRNLIKELGREKTVILSTHILSEVQSTCSRVLIINEGKVVADDAPERLTTSEGGSVTVVLASRSGAPLRPEQVRAVLEQVPGVTGVEGAEAEGGDTLGFSLRYGAEDIRRALFDTAVRHDLCLLEVKRRHVSLEETFRKLTGGEAARSGTPHRAGSEATQHAA; encoded by the coding sequence GTGTCTCAACCGATGATTCGCATCGAAGGGCTGACGAAGTCCTACGGTTCCGCACAGGCCTTGCGCGGGGTGAGCTTCGAGGTCCCCCGGGGGCAGGTGGTGGGATTCCTGGGGCCCAATGGCGCCGGCAAGTCCACCACGATGAAGATCCTGGCGGGCTTCGTCACGCCGACCTCGGGGGTGGCCCAGGTCAATGGCATCGACGTCAGCGTGGACCCGGTCGCCACGCGGCGGCTGATTGGCTATCTGCCGGAGAACAACCCCCTGTACGAGGAGATGATGGTCCGGGACTACCTGGACTTCATCGCCGACGTGCGCGGCGTTCCCAAAGGCCAACGCCAGGCGCGCATCCGCTCCGCGGTGGAGCGCTGTGGTCTGGGCAGCGTGCTGGGCAAGGACATCCAACAACTGTCCAAGGGTTACCGGCAGCGCGTGGGACTCGCCCAGGCCATCCTCCATGATCCGGATCTGCTCATCCTCGACGAGCCGACCACGGGCCTGGACCCGAACCAGATCGTGGAGATCCGCAACCTCATCAAGGAACTGGGCCGGGAGAAGACCGTCATCCTGAGCACCCACATCCTGAGCGAGGTGCAGAGCACGTGTAGCCGCGTCCTCATCATCAATGAGGGCAAGGTGGTGGCGGACGACGCCCCCGAGCGGCTCACCACCTCCGAGGGAGGCTCGGTGACGGTGGTGCTCGCCTCGCGCTCGGGAGCCCCGCTGCGGCCCGAACAGGTGCGCGCGGTACTGGAGCAGGTACCGGGAGTCACCGGTGTGGAGGGCGCGGAGGCCGAGGGCGGCGACACGCTCGGCTTCAGCCTGCGCTACGGCGCGGAGGACATCCGCCGGGCGCTCTTCGACACCGCGGTGCGCCATGACCTCTGTCTGTTGGAGGTGAAGCGCCGGCACGTGAGCCTGGAAGAAACATTCCGCAAGCTCACCGGGGGAGAAGCCGCCAGGAGCGGGACCCCCCACCGTGCCGGGTCCGAGGCCACGCAGCACGCGGCGTGA
- a CDS encoding ABC transporter permease subunit, whose product MGTTLAVARREFRSFFNSPVAYIVLGGFLLTAGWLYFSTLFVAGQASLRGFFGVAPVLFVVFAPAVTMRLIAEERKSGTLELLLTMPLNDWQVVTGKFLAALGMVGVGLLLTLPYPLSVAALTAPGASFDWGPVVMGYVGLLLLASSFLAIGLWASALSRNQIVGFIIGLVLCFAFYFVDKFAVVLPQTLSAVLQYLSVDYHFDNIARGVLDSRDVLFYVTLTVVGLALTTRTLSNVRQ is encoded by the coding sequence ATGGGAACGACACTCGCCGTCGCCCGGCGTGAGTTCAGGAGCTTTTTCAACTCGCCGGTCGCCTACATCGTGCTCGGCGGATTCCTGCTCACCGCGGGTTGGCTCTATTTCAGTACGTTGTTCGTGGCGGGCCAGGCCTCGCTGCGAGGCTTCTTCGGAGTGGCGCCGGTGCTCTTCGTGGTCTTCGCCCCGGCGGTGACCATGCGGCTCATCGCCGAGGAGCGAAAGTCCGGCACGTTGGAGTTGCTGCTCACCATGCCCCTGAATGACTGGCAGGTCGTCACGGGCAAGTTCCTCGCGGCCCTGGGCATGGTGGGCGTGGGGCTGCTGCTCACCCTGCCCTATCCCTTGAGCGTGGCGGCGCTCACCGCGCCGGGCGCCTCGTTCGACTGGGGCCCGGTGGTGATGGGCTACGTGGGCCTGCTGCTGCTCGCCTCGAGCTTCCTGGCCATCGGCCTGTGGGCGAGCGCGCTCAGCCGCAACCAGATCGTCGGCTTCATCATCGGCCTGGTGCTCTGCTTCGCCTTCTACTTCGTCGACAAGTTCGCCGTGGTACTGCCGCAGACGCTCTCGGCGGTCCTGCAGTACCTCTCGGTGGACTACCACTTCGACAACATCGCGCGGGGCGTGCTCGACTCCCGCGATGTCCTCTTCTACGTGACGCTCACCGTGGTGGGGCTCGCCCTGACCACGCGCACCCTGAGCAACGTTCGTCAGTGA